CGGGCAGCGCGAACCCAGGGGCGAAGGTGTTGGCGCTGGTCGCGGGTATGACCGCGGGGGCCGACTCCATCGATGACATGGACCTGTTGCGCCACGGCGGGATGGGCAAATTGTTCCAGGATGCGCGTGCGCCCTCGACGCTGGGCACGTTCCTACGCGCGTTCACCTTCGGGCATGTCCGCCAGCTCGACGCGATCGCCTCCCGCTTCCTGACCCGTCTGGCCGGGCAGGCCCCGGTGCTGGCCGGTGCCGGTCAGATCGCCTACGTCGATATCGACGACACGATCAAGGAGACCTACGGGTACGCCAAGCAGGGCGCCGGGTACGGCTACAACAAGGTCAAGGGCCTCAACGCGCTGATCGCGACCGTGGCCACCCCGGTGGCCGCGCCGGTGATCGTGGGCACGCGGCTACGCCGGGGCCCGGCCAACAGTGCACGCGGGGCGGGCAAGTTCGTCGCCGATTCCCTCGCCGCCGCCCGGACGGCCGGCGCCGGCGGGGTGGTGATCCTGCGCGCCGATTCGGCCTACTACAGCCGTGAGGTGGCCGCCGCGGCGGGCCGGGCCGGTGCCCACTTCTCGTTGACCGCGCGGATGAACCCGGCGATCACGGCCGCGATCACCAGCATCGACGCGCAGGCCTGGACCCCGATCCGGTACCCGAACGCGATCTGGGACGAAGACGAGGGCCGGTTGATCTCTGATGCCCAGGTCGCCGAGATCCCCTTCACCGCGTTCACCTCCCGTCCCAAGGCCGAGCACATCAGCGCACGGCTGATCGTGCGCCGCGTCAAACGGCTCAACCCCGCAGCCACCAGGGCCGGGCAGGACGAACTGTTCGCCACCTACCGGTACCACGCCGTCTTCACCGACTCGCCCCTGAGCATGCTCGAGGCCGAGAAGGCCCACCGCGCCCACGCCATCATCGAGGGCGTCCACGCCGATCTACGCGCCTCGGCCCTGGCCCACGCGCCCTCGGGCAAGTTCACCGCGAATGCGGCCTGGCTCGTGCTGGCCGCGATCGCGTTCAACCTCACCCGCGCCGCCGGGACCCTGGCCTCCCTCTTCCACGCCCGGGCCACCACCGCGACCATCCGAGACCACCTCATCCGCGTCCCCGCCCGGATCGCGTCCTCGGCACGACGGCTGATCATGCACCTACCCCGGAACTGGGCCCACCAAGGCCCCTGGGAAGCGCTCTATGTCGCTGCCTGCGGGCCACCCCCAGCCCCGGCGACCTGACCACCAGCCCCCACGGGCACGACCGGAACACAAGTGGAAAAGCCGGGCAGACCGGCAGCCCCGCCACGCCCACACGACCCGACCCGCCAGAACCCGGCCCTCACACCCTCACCACGACCCGGACGGTGGATCCAGGCTGAACGCCTGATCCGCCGGCCCCTCCTGATTCGACTGTGGCACCCATCGATCGATGGGTGCCACAGTCGTGTCGTCTCAGGTCCAGGTCCAGGTCCAGGTCCAGGTTCAGGTTCAGGTCCAGGTCCAGGTCCAGGTTCAGGTCCAGGTACAGATCACCGACCGCCGACCACCGACCGCCGACCGCCGAGCCCGCGTACGCGCATGCGCGGGTGTGCGCCGGAGTGTCGGAGCGTCGGAGTGTGGAAGTGCCGGGAACGAGTCGGGCACCGCTCCCTCGTGGGAAGCGGTGCCCGACCGTGGCAGCCTCAGCCGTCGGCGCGGCGCCTCGCATGCGCGAGTGCGATCCCCGCCAGGGCCGTCAGTGCGGCCAGGAGGAGGACTGTGCCCACCTGGACGCCCGTCGCGGACAACTGAGTGGGAGGAACCTGGCTCGGGGCGTCCGGTGCGGCGGCACCGGCCTCCCGGTCGCGATCCTCGCGCGCGTCGTCAGCGGCTGCGGACGCACCGCCGGAATCCGCGTCCGATTCCGTGGCCGAGGCTCCACCGGCACTCGACTCCGCCGGCGCCCCGGTGTCACCGGAGCCACCCGCGGTCGCGGCGCTCAGACCTTCGGTGTCGGTCGTCCCGTGGGCGCCGGTTCCGCCGGTTCCGCCGGTGTCGGCGGTACCGCCGGACGCCGAGCCGTCATCCGGGTCGGACGAGGCGTCCGACCCGCCAGCACCGCCGGTGTCGGCCGACCCGGCCGGGCCGGTGCCGCCGGTGCCCTCGCTGTCGTCGGCCCCACTGGTCCCGTCGGTGCCCGCGTCGGCCCCGTCGCTGTCGGAGGCGCCGCCGATTTCGGAGGTTCCTTCGGTGCCCGAGTCGGCCCCGTCAGTGCCCGAGTCGGTGCCGTCACTGCCGTCGGTGCCGTCGGTGCCGTCGGTTCCGCCGGTATCGGACGTGCCGTCGGCGTCGGCCGTGCCCTCCGAGCCGTCGTCCCCGCCGCCCTCGTCCCCGCCGCCCTCGACCACGGCCACCTGCACGCGCGGATCGGCCGTGAGGCCCGCGGAATTGGCCAGGCTCACCTCGAGCCCCGCCCACACGACCGAACCCGCCGGCGCGTCCACCCGTGCCGAGGCGCTGATCGTCACCGGCGTGCTCGGCGCCACCGCTGACGGGAGCACCACCTGATAGCTGCCGTCCGCGCCGAGAACGACCGTACCCAGGCTCGACTCGGGGGCGGCGGTCAACTCCAGTCCGGGACCGGTCACGACGGTGATCACGCCGTCGCGGACGGGGGCCGTCCCGGCCGTCACGGTCGCGGTCAGGTCGACCGGGGAGTCGCTGCGGGCGGTCGCGGCCGTCGTCGTCAGATCCGCGGTGAGCGTGGACACCGGCGCGAACCTGATCTTCCCGGTGTTCGCGTTCGCGTCCCACGTCTGCAGCGCCTGGCCGAACGTGCGGGCGAACTCGTACTGCCCGGCCGCGTTCGCGGCGCCGATGCCGGTGAGCGCCGGATCGTCACCGGGCGAGCCGAGCCAGGAGGCGGGGACGTGGCCCTGATTGCGGAGCAGCCAGTCCGTGCCGAGGTCGACGAGCAGCACCGACTCCGTGACGGCGACCGCGCGCGCGGCGGCGAGGTGGCCGTCGTCCGTCCCCGCCTGGGCGAGCACGAGGATCGGCACGGCGCCGTCCGTGCGCACCCGCTCGATGAGCGTGATGAGGTCGGCGCGGTAGTCCGCCACGTCCGAGGCCTCGGCGCCCGTGACGATCGAGACGATCCCCGCTCCGGCATCCCCGATGCGGCGGTCGTAGTCGGCGAGCAACTCGGCCACGGTGCTCGACGTCTCCGTCGTGTCCACGACGAAGCTCGAGCGGTGAGTCCGCTCCCACCGCTGCCGCTCCTCGAGGTGGCCGACCCAGTCCCGCGCACCGCCCGTGCGCGGCACGCCCGGGCCGAGATCGCCGGTGAACAGCCAGGTCGAGTCCCGGTCGACCAGGGTGCGCAGCGCGGCGGCGTCCGCCGGGGCGAACGTGGCGCCGTCGATGCCCATGGAGCTGAGCGCCCCCGTGCCGAGCACGACGTTCCAGGCGGACACCCGCCGGATCTCGCCCGTGAACGGGTCCGTCACCTCGTCGCCGGCCACGAGGCCGCCGATGACGAACCGATCGAGGTCGGCGATATCCGCCACGAACGCGCGTCCCGGCTCCACGAGCACGGGGATCGCGTCCACGAAGATCGTCAGGTGGCCGTCCTGGCTGCCGACCGAGATGAGGTGCCGGTTCCCGTCGTTGTACCGCGATTCCGTGCGCACGTCGGCGAGCACCTCGCCGCCGCTCACGACCCGGTAGGTGACGCGGCCGTCGTCCATACCCACGGCGAGGGAGTCGCCCGGGTGCGCGGAGCTGCCGAGGCTGAGCAGCGTGCCCGTGCCGGTCGACGTGGTCGAGGCGTACAGCTGGATGGAGCCCTCGCGCCGGCCCTCGATCCAGGAGATGTGCAAGCTCTGATCCACCGGGGTGGTGCCGTCGAGGACCGGATCGGCGAACGTCCAGCCGTAGGTCTGCGTGCGGCCCTGTGCCGGGCGCCGAGTGCGTTCGGCCGGCTCGGTCGTGACCGCCTGCCGCAGCGTGACCGGCTGCGCGGCCGCCACCGTGTTCGTCGCCGTGGCGAGCGCGGTCGAGACCAGCTCGTGCTCGGCTGCGGGCGCCGTCGCCGTGAGCTCGACCGTGAGCGCGGATCCCGCCGCGATCGCGCTGTTCGAACGGACGACGTAGGTCCCGTCTCCCCGCTGCGTCACCTCGGCGCCGGGGCTCGTCTCGAGCGCCCCGGTGACCGTGAGCGCCGGATCGGGTGTCAGTTCCAACTCGACACCGCGGGCGGGGTAGTCGCCGGGCCGCACGGTGGCCGTCATCGTGACCGTGCCGCCCGGTGCGATCCCGACCTGGGAGCTGGTCAGTTCGGTCGCGAGCGAGGTCGCGGGCACGGGCGGGGCGGAGGTCGGGGGCACCGACAGCGAGGCGAAGGCGCTCGCCGGGTCGAGCAGCCCGACGGAGCGGAGGAAGTGCCGGGCGAACTCGTAGTGTCCCTGCCCGCCCGGGTGGATCGAGTCGCCCCACCAGCCGGCCGGCACAGTGCCGTCGTTGCGGCGGAGCCAGTCGGTGTACATGTCCACGACGAAGACGCGCTGCTCGGCGGCCACCTGGCGGACGGCGGCGACGTACTGCGAGTAGGCCGCGCGGTTGCCGCCGTCGCCGCCGCGGATCGGTTCGGAGGTGGCGAAGATCGGGATCGCGCCGCCGGTGCGGATCGTGGTCGCGACCTCGGTCAGCTGCTCCCGGAACGTCGGGATACCGCTCGCGCCGCCGAGGTGGACGACGTCGTTCATGCCGATCATGATCGTGACGGCGGCCGGGTCCCATCGGCTCACCCGGTTCGTCCAGTCCTCGAGGATGTCGCGGGCGGTGTTGCCGGAGACGGCGGTGTTGACCACGCGGTGCTCGGCGCCCGGGAACTCCGCGCGGAGGTAGGAGTCGACGTGTTCGGACCAGGACCTCCAGCCGAAGGTCCACAGCGCGCCGTGGGTGATCGAGTCGCCGGTGAACACGAGCGTGTCGTCCGCATCGGGATCCGCGAGCAGGTTGCGGACGGCCCCGACGTCGGGCAGGACGGCCTCGGCGGGAATGCCCTTGGCCCCCGCCTGGGCGGCCAGGTCGGCCGAGCCGAGCGGCTGGTCGTAGGCGGTGACCCGCCAGATCGTGCCCGTGAACAGGTCGGTGCCGACCGGGTCGGAGGCGCTGAGCCGCCCGCCGAAGGTGAAGGAGTTCGCGCCCGGCACGGCGGCGGCGAAGGCGGTGCCGGCGGCGGAGAGGACGGGGGAGGCGTCGACGTCGATCGTCACCCTGCTCCCCGCGACGGCCACCTGCACGAGATGTGGTGAACCGTCGTTGAACGCCCCGGGGGAGACCACGTCGGTGAGCACGGCTCCGGCCCGCACCACCCGGTAGGTGAGCCGGCCGGCGTCGTCGAGCCCGAGTGTGAGGTGGGAGTCGTCGCGGGTGGTGTCGCTCAGGGCCAGGAGCGTGCTCGCGTCCGTGGCGGTCGTGGCGAAGGCGACCTGGAACGAACCGGACTCGAGGGAGTCGACCAGCCCGACGTTCACGCTGCGGTCGAGGACGGCGGTGCCGTCGAAGACCCGGTCCTCGGCGTTCAGGCCCCAGCCGAACGTCATGGACGGCGTGGGGGCCGGCGCGGCGGCCTGCGCCTGCGGGGGCGCGGCGGGTGGCGCGGTGGGGCCGGTCGCGCCGGCGGTGACGGCGGTGACTCCCATCAGGAGTCCGACGGCCGAGGCCAGGGCGATAAGGGATCGGGGGGCTGTCATGCGCCACTCCTCTATACGACATCGTATGTGGGACGTCCTGACTCTATCGCACACTCGTGCTCACCGGAGCCGACGCCTTATGAGCGTTCGGGTGTGCCGGGCCGGTCGACCTGGGCCGGCGGCCCCGGGGTCAGTCGCTCATCCGGGTGAGCACGAAGACCGGGATGAGCCGGTCGGTCTTCTCCTGGTAGGACGCGTAGGGCGGGAAGGCGTCGACGGCGCGGGCCCACCAGCGGGCGCGCTCGGGGTCGGAGACCTCCCGGGCGATGTAGTCGTGCCGGTCGGCGCCGTCCTGCAGTTCGACCTGCGGATGCGCGACGAGGTTGTGGTACCAGGCCGGGTGGTTCGGCGCGCCGCCCTTGGAGGCGATCACCGCATACTCGCCCTCGTGTTCGACGCGCATGACCGGCGTCTTGCGCAACCGGCCCGATCGGGCGCCGATCGACGTGACGAGCACGACCGGGCGCCCGTGCAGGGTCGTGCCCTTCGTCCCGCCGGAGCCCTCGTAGAGCTCCGCCTGCTCACGCGCCCAGGCCGCGGCCGGATCCGAACTCGGTTCGTAGGTTCCCTCGAGTGGCATGAGTCCAACCTAGCCCCGGCGCCCGGCGCGGGCCCTGTGGGCCCCGTGGGCCCCGTGGGCCCTGTCGGCCCGGTGGGGTCTGCGCCGGCCCGAGCTACCCCGCCGGTTCCAGCTGCACGGGCACGCGGCCCGCGGACCCGGCCCCGAACATGAGGATCGGGCCCTCGGGCGTGCACTCGAACGGTGCGGACGCAATGGGCACGGAGTCGAGCAGGTCGCCCGCCGCGGCGCCGCCGTCGATCGACTGACCGCCGACCTCGATCGTCAGCTCGAGGTTGTTCTCATCGCCGCTCGTGCTGATCACGCCGTCCTCGGCCGTGTAGCTGCCGCTCACCGAGCCGGTCGTGATGCCGCTCGCGCGCTGGCCCGCGATGTCCATCGTCAGGGTGAAGTCGGGGGTGTAGGTGTACCGGTCGGCCGTGAACGTCAACCCGGTGCCGCCCTCGATCGCGAAGCCGGCCGGAACCTCGAGCGAGTCGTAATACCCCTGGAGGGTGTCCTGCGAGACCTGCCACTCGCCGATGAGGCACTCGGCCCCGGCCGGGGCGAGCGTGGTCGGGTCGGTGGTCGGCTCGACCGGTTCGGTCACCGGCTCCGTCGTGGCGGACGGCTCGTCGACACCGCCCGTCGTCGCGGCCCCGGCGTCGGGCCCGCTCGGCCCGCTCGGCCCACTCGGCCCGCTCGGCGCGGTGCATGCGCCGAGGGCGAGCAGCAGCATTCCCATGCCGGCCGCCACGGAGCCACGCACCACGCGCCGGGAAGGGGACCGCCTCGTCGAGATCATGAGCACACCGTAGTGCATCGGCACCCGCGCGCTGCTGACAATTCTTCACCGAACCGTCGCCACGGCGGGGCTCGGGGGGCTAGGGTGCTCGCACTGGGCGGATCACTGTCGATAGCTAGGACAAGCACATGAGACTCGGCACCATGACGGCCGGTCGCGCATCGTGGCGCGGACCGGCGGCGGCCCTCGGGGTCGCAGCACTGGCCCTCGCGGGCGTGGCCACCGCGGTTCCCGCGGCGGCGGACATCGACGGGGACACCCTCACGGTCGACCTCGTCGGCGTCAACGACTTCCACGGGCGGATCGACGAGGGCCTCAAGGTCTCCACCGATGCCGACGGCACCGTGACGATCGCGGACGAGAACACGGGGGCGGCCGCCAGGCTCGCCGCGGCCGTCGAGGACGTCCGGGCCGACAACGCCGACACGGTCTTCGTCGGCGCCGGCGACCTCTTCGGAGCCTCGACGTTCACCTCGATGATCGGCGACGACATCCCCACGACCGACGTCTTCAACGCCATGGGGCTCGACGTCTCCTCGGTCGGCAACCACGAGTTCGACCAGGGGATAGCCACGCTGAAGGAGCGGATCGACGGCACGGGGGACTTCGCCGGCCACGCGCTCGACTGGCCCTACCTCGGCGCCAACGTCTACGACGAGAGCACAGGGGACCCGGCGCTGCAGGAATACGACGTGATCGAGACCGCCAACGGCGCGAGCATCGCGTTCATCGGGGTCGTCACCCAGGAGACGCCCTCGCTCGTGACCCCGGCGGGGATCGCCGGCCTGGACTTCGGCGACCCGGCCGACGCCGTCGACCGGGTGATCGAGGAGAACACCGAGGTGGCGGACGCGGACGCGATCGTCGTCCTCATCCACGACGGCGGCGCGAACGCCGCCGCGGTGACGGACACGGCCACCCACTTCGGGCGATTCGTGCAGGACATGGCCGACCGCGGCGACATCGCGGGAATCTTCTCCGGCCACACCCACGTCATGTACGAGGTCGCCGTCGACGGCATGCCGGTGATCCAGACCGGCTCCTTCGGTGCGAACCTCGGCCGGATCACGCTGTCGTTCGCCGTCACCGGCAGCGGCGACACCCGGGAGCTCAGCCTCTCCGGGGCCGCGAGCGACATGATCCCGCTCTCCTGGAAGGACGACGAGGGCGCGACCGTCTACTACCCGGTGCCCGAGGGCAACGACGTGGTCGACGCGGTCAAGGACGTCGTGCGGACCGCGGTCGAGGCGGCCGAGGAATTGGGCGGTCAGGTCATCGGCCACGTGAGCGACGACCTCAACCGCGCCGTGCAGAGCGAGGTGGATGCCGAGACCGGCGAACCGATCGAGAACCGGGGTGGGGAGTCGACGATCGGCAACCTCATCGCCGATGCCCAGATCTGGGCGATCGACGAGCAGGCGGCCACGGACGACCTGCCGGTCGTCGCGTTCATGAACCCCGGCGGCATTCGCACCGACATCAAGTACGGCACCGACGGCACGGTCACCTACAAGCAGGCCGCCACCGTGCAGCCGTTCGCGAACACGCTCAACACATTCGATCTCACCGGCGCCCAGATCAAGCAGGTGCTCGAGGAGCAGTGGCAGCCTGAGGGCGCCAGCCGCCCGTTCCTCAAGCTCGGCCTGTCCGGCATGTGGTACTTCTACGATCCGGCCGCCCCGACGGGCGAGCACATCACCTACGTCGAGATCGGCGGCGAACAGCTCGACCCCGACGCCACCTACCGGGTCGTGGCCAACAACTTCCTCGCCTCGGGCGGCGACAACTTCACCACCCTCGGCGAGGGGGCGGACTACGCCGACTCCGGCATCGTGGATCTCGCGGCGTTCGTCGACTATTTCAAGGCCGCCGAGGCGGCGGGCGAGGTGGTCACGCCGGACTACGACCAGCGCGCGATCGGGGTGCACTGGAACACGAGCCAGGAGGACACCTACCGGGTGGGGGAGGAGATCTCCCTCGACCTGTCCTCGATGCTGTTCAGCACGAACGAGCCGAAGCCCGAGGTGCTCGGCCTGGCGCTCGTCAACCCCGACACGGAGGAGACGGTCGACCTCGGCACCACCCCGCTCGACCCGAGCATCGTCGACACCACCGACGAGGTCGGCCGGGCCCAGGTGCGCCTCACGGTGCCCGAGATCGACGGGCTCGGCGAGGATCCGCAGGCCTGGCGCCTGCAGGTGACCGACGCGGTCAACGGGTACTCGGTCTGGTTCGGCGTCGCCCTCACCGCCGCCGCGGCGAGCCCGACCCCGACGGACACCGCCTCGCCGACGCCGACGCCGACGACCTCGGCGACGCCGGCGCCGACACCCTCGGTCACCGTGCCGGGCGGTTCGATGCCCGACACGGGCGCGGATGTCGACCTCGCCGCGATCGTGGGAGTGCTGCTCCTGCTCAACGGCGCGGCCGCGGTCGCGGTGGCGCGCCGCCGCCGCAGCAGCGCCCGCGACTGAGCGTGCGAGGGTGGGGCCGGGCGCGGGTGATCAGGGTGCCCGGCCCCACCGTCCGACCCGGCCCCACCCCGTCCGGCCCGTGTCCGCGGGAGGATCTAGGCTCGTGCCCATGACGCCCGACCAGCTCGCGCTCATCCGCACCCTCGGCACGCCCGCCCCGCACCCGGACGGCGGCTGGGCCGCGGTGGCCGTCACCGGCGCGGACCTGGCGGCGGACGCCTACCGCAGCCGGCTCTGGCGGGTCGACCTCGCGACCGGCGATCTCACCCCGCTCACCCACGGCGAGCTCGACACGGCCCCGGTCTGCTCGCCGGACGGTCGCCGGCTCGCCTTCTTGCGCGCCGGTGCGGACGGCCTGCCGCAGGTCGCGGTCATGCCGACCGGCGGCGGCGAGCCGCTCGTGCTCACCGATCACGAGTGCGGGGTGAGTGGTCCGCTGCGGTTCTCCGCGGATTCGACCCGGCTCGCCTACGCGGCGCGCGTTCCCGAACCGGGCCGCTACGGAACCGACGCGGCGGTCGATGCCCACGCCGAGCCGCCCCGGCACATCACCCACCTCGACTACCGCGCCGAGGGCACCGGCTTCCACCTCGACCGGCCCGAGCGCGTGTTCACCCTCACCCTGCCCGGCCCGCTCGATCCCCAGGCCGATCCGCAGGCCGATCCAGCGCCTCTGGACGACGTCGCCCGCCCCGCGCGCGCCGGCGCACCCACCCGACCGGTCGCCGTCACGAGCGGGGCCGGTGCGTTCCGGGCGCCGATCTGGTTCGGCGAGGATCTGCTCGCGCTGCGCGAGGTGCGCGGCGCGCACCATTGCGAGCTCGTGCGCATCCGCCCGGACGGCACGGCGAGCGTGGTCGACACCGGTGCGTGGATCGTCGGCGGCCTCGTGCGCGACCTCACGCACGAGCGGCGCGTCTGGCTGCTGCTCGCCGACTACGGGCCGGACCGCACCGACTTCATCGGCAAGCGGGCCGCGCTCGCCTCCGCGGACCTCGTGGGCACGGAACTGATCGACCTTCGGGTCCACACGGACCCGCAGGCCGGCGGGCTCGTCGCGGACGGATTCTGCGCCGTCCAGGGAGGAGTCGTGATCGCCCGGGAGCGCCGGGGAAGCGTCGAGCTGCTCCGCTACGACGGCGAGCTCACGAGCATGCTCTCCGGCCCCGTCACGGTCACGTCGGCCGCGGGGATCGGGACCTCGGCGGGCGCGCTTGCGGTCGCCGCCGGGATCGGCTCGGCCGGCGACCTGTGGCACATCGGGGCCGACGGCGAGGCCCGCCAGGTGACCGACCTGTCGGCACGGCTGCGCCGGGAGGCGGGCGTGTTCACACCGGCCGAACTCGAGGTGAGCGCCGCGGACGGCTACCCGGTCCACGGTTGGGTGACCCAGCCGGCGGGCGAGGGCCCCCACCCCGTGCTCCTGCTCATCCACGGCGGGCCCCACGCCGCCTACTCGCCCACCTACTTCGACGAGGTCCAGGCCTACACGGCGGCGGGCTATGCCGTCGTGTTCTGCAACCCCCGCGGCTCCGCCTCCTACGGGCAGGCACACGGGCGCGCCACGATCGGCGGCTGGGGGCGGCTCGACGCGCAGGATGTGCTCGCCTTCCTCGACGGCGCCCTCGCCGCCCACCCCCGGCTCGACCCGGGCCGGGTCGGCGTCATGGGCGGCTCCTACGGCGGCTACCTCACGGCCTGGCTCACGACGATCGACCACCGCTGGCACGGCGCGATCGTCGAGCGCGGATTCCTCGACCCGGTCTCCTTCGAGGGATCGAGCGATATCGGCTGGTTCTTCGGGCTGCAGTACCTGGGCAGCGACCCGGAGCTCGTGGCCGCGCAGTCGCCGATGGCCGCGATCGGCCGGGTGCGCACGCCCACGCTCGTCATCCACTCCGAGCACGACTGGCGCTGCCCCCTCGAACAGGGGCAGCGCTGGTTCGTCGGGCTCAAACGGCGGGGCGTGCCCGCCGAGTTCCTTCTCTTCCCGGGCGAGGGCCACGAACTCTCCCGGTCCGGGCGGCCGGCGCACCGCCGCGCCCGGTTCGACCACATCCTCGCGTGGTGGCAGCGCCACCTGCCGGTGACCGAAGGAGCCGCACGATCATGAGCATCCGCCGAGTGAATCCCGCCCACGCCGCCGAGGCGTTCGCCGCGAGCGAGCGGCTGGGGGAGGAGGCGAAGACCGCCGCGCTCGCCGCCGGCCTCGACCTGCGCGCGATCGAACTCATCCGGCTGCGCTGCTCCCAGCTCAACGGCTGCGCCATGTGCCTCAAGGCGCACACCGCCGCGGCGCTCGCGGCCGGCGAGACCGTCGAACGCATCGGCGTGCTCACGGCGTGGCGCGAGACCCGCTACTTCTCCGACGTCGAGCGGGCGTGCCTCGAGCTGGCCGAGGCGGTCACCCTGGTCGCGCAGCGGCATCTGGACGACGACGGCTACACGGCCCTCGCGGCGGTGCTCGCCCCCGAGCAGATCAGCGCGGCCACCTGGGTCGCGATCGCGATCAACGACTCCAACCGGATCTGGATCCACGCCGACCGGCCGGTGCACCCGCCGCGGGAGCAGCCCTCCGGGTCGTGACCGGGGGCTACCGCCCGGCGCGCCCGGGAGCATCGACCGCGGCCTCGACGAGGCGCAGGTCGGGGTACTTCGCCCTCCGGGCGTCACCGGTGGAGGCCCGACGGAGCCTGCGCGTCGCCCACGGGTAGACGTCGCGCCGAAGCCAGGCTGCGTCGTCCCGCAGCTGCGCGAGCGAGGCGACGGTTTCGCCGGGCCCGCGCGGGAGCTCCCAGCCCGGATCGCCCGGCGGGAGGCCGAGCGCCACGAGGCCCGCCTGCGCGACCCGGCGGTGCCCCTCGGGGCTCAGGTGGATCCGGTCCTCGGCCCACATGCGCCGGTCCCGCAGCGAGCGCATCCCCCACAGGTCGATGACCGCGGCGCCGTGCCGGTGGGCGATCGACCACAGGTCGGCGTTGTAGATCGCGATCTTGTGTCGCAGCGCCCCGAGCAGGGCCAGCCCGCGGGTGTCCATGCCGGTGGCCAGGAGCACCCGGGTGCCCGTGGC
The window above is part of the Pseudactinotalea sp. HY158 genome. Proteins encoded here:
- a CDS encoding SGNH/GDSL hydrolase family protein, whose translation is MTGTPALPLPRRYVAIGDSFTEGLWDTAPEDPEVQYGWADRLAFTLSGYRHEAGQEPLEYANLAIRGRLLESILTDQLPRALEQRPDLISIAGGGNDVLHLGCSPDRLAALLDGAVARVRATGTRVLLATGMDTRGLALLGALRHKIAIYNADLWSIAHRHGAAVIDLWGMRSLRDRRMWAEDRIHLSPEGHRRVAQAGLVALGLPPGDPGWELPRGPGETVASLAQLRDDAAWLRRDVYPWATRRLRRASTGDARRAKYPDLRLVEAAVDAPGRAGR
- a CDS encoding S9 family peptidase, translated to MTPDQLALIRTLGTPAPHPDGGWAAVAVTGADLAADAYRSRLWRVDLATGDLTPLTHGELDTAPVCSPDGRRLAFLRAGADGLPQVAVMPTGGGEPLVLTDHECGVSGPLRFSADSTRLAYAARVPEPGRYGTDAAVDAHAEPPRHITHLDYRAEGTGFHLDRPERVFTLTLPGPLDPQADPQADPAPLDDVARPARAGAPTRPVAVTSGAGAFRAPIWFGEDLLALREVRGAHHCELVRIRPDGTASVVDTGAWIVGGLVRDLTHERRVWLLLADYGPDRTDFIGKRAALASADLVGTELIDLRVHTDPQAGGLVADGFCAVQGGVVIARERRGSVELLRYDGELTSMLSGPVTVTSAAGIGTSAGALAVAAGIGSAGDLWHIGADGEARQVTDLSARLRREAGVFTPAELEVSAADGYPVHGWVTQPAGEGPHPVLLLIHGGPHAAYSPTYFDEVQAYTAAGYAVVFCNPRGSASYGQAHGRATIGGWGRLDAQDVLAFLDGALAAHPRLDPGRVGVMGGSYGGYLTAWLTTIDHRWHGAIVERGFLDPVSFEGSSDIGWFFGLQYLGSDPELVAAQSPMAAIGRVRTPTLVIHSEHDWRCPLEQGQRWFVGLKRRGVPAEFLLFPGEGHELSRSGRPAHRRARFDHILAWWQRHLPVTEGAARS
- a CDS encoding carboxymuconolactone decarboxylase family protein; this encodes MSIRRVNPAHAAEAFAASERLGEEAKTAALAAGLDLRAIELIRLRCSQLNGCAMCLKAHTAAALAAGETVERIGVLTAWRETRYFSDVERACLELAEAVTLVAQRHLDDDGYTALAAVLAPEQISAATWVAIAINDSNRIWIHADRPVHPPREQPSGS